One stretch of Erinaceus europaeus unplaced genomic scaffold, mEriEur2.1 scaffold_335, whole genome shotgun sequence DNA includes these proteins:
- the FGF4 gene encoding fibroblast growth factor 4 yields the protein MGGPGAAALLPALVLAVLGAPAPLANRTRAVAELGRGWDSLVAGSLGRLRAEQPPVQGGAGDYLLGIRRLRRLYCNVGIGFHLQVLPGGRVGGVHADTADSLLELSPVERGVVSIFGVTSRYFVAMDDKGRLYGSPFFTEECMFQETLLANNYNAYESFPHPGLFIALSKNGRAKKGNRVSPTMKVTHFLPRL from the exons ATGGGGGGGCCCGGGGCGGCCGCGCTGCTCCCCGCGCTCGTGCTGGCCGTGCTGGGGGCCCCCGCGCCGCTCGCCAACCGCACCCGGGCGGTCGCGGAGCTGGGGCGCGGCTGGGACAGCCTGGTGGCCGGCTCGCTGGGGCGCCTGCGGGCGGAGCAGCCCCCCGTGCAGGGCGGGGCCGGGGACTACCTGCTGGGCATCCGGCGGCTGCGGCGCCTCTACTGCAACGTGGGCAtcggcttccacctgcaggtgctgCCCGGCGGCCGCGTGGGGGGCGTGCACGCCGACACCGCCGACA GCCTGCTGGAGCTGTCGCCGGTGGAGAGGGGCGTGGTGAGCATCTTCGGGGTGACCAGCCGCTACTTCGTGGCCATGGACGACAAGGGCAGACTCTACGGCTCG CCTTTCTTCACCGAGGAGTGCATGTTCCAGGAGACCTTGCTCGCCAACAACTACAACGCCTACGAGAGCTTCCCGCACCCCGGCCTGTTCATCGCCCTCAGCAAGAACGGCAGGGCCAAGAAGGGCAACCGGGTGTCCCCCACCATGAAGGTCACCCACTTCCTGCCCAGGCTCTGA